CGAACTCGACGAAAACGGCAATCCGATCAAAGGGATAAAACGCCATCCAGATATTGGCAATCACGTCGTCATATACGCTGGAGCTACGGTCCTTGGAGGGAGTACGGTTGTCGGAGACAACTGCGTAATCGGAGGTAATGTCTGGCTTGTTCATTCTCTGAAGCCGGGAGAAAAGATCTACAACAATCCCTGATCCCTCTTCTCTTTTTGGTGACAGACTCTATATTTACAACCTGTTTACGTACACCAGGCAAGCGGCAGCCTCCATCTTATTCAAGGTCAGACCGAGGCACACTTCGGACAATAGATATCAACTTCGTGAAAAATGTGGAGTCACGATTGTTGGGGATTGGGGTCGGACTCAACTGATGAATAAATCTCCGGGTTGCGCTTTGAGCCCTGAAGATGTCTGCGAACAAAGAGGCCGCAGTTGCTGCCGATCTTGTTCTCTTCTGGCTCACCTACGCTGACGATTACATCGAAACCCATCTCTCGCAGCCCTTCTACTAGGCTTGAATGAACGGTGAGAGTGCCATTATCCTCTACCGCCGATTTCATTTCCTTTTCGTGGGATCGGTACGTAGGATTCACCGGTGTCACTTTGACCAGGAACTTCTCCGGATCAAAGATTTCTGAGATCACATTGTGATCAACAATCGACTCTGTCGAGAGGGCGAAGTTGAGAGTGATCTTCCTATCGTCAGGGCCGCAGAATACTGAGCCGTAATCGGCGATCTGCTCGAGACTCCATTTTTTGACGGGAATCAATGAATCACGCTGGGCTTTGTCTGTGGAATGAATCGAAAACTGGAGTTGAAACCGCCCCCTGTAAAGCCTCTCTTTGACCGCGTACAGCTTCTCGAAGAAGGTATTGGAACCAGCTGGCCCAATTGTGCTTATTGAAGGCAAGAGTCCAAGTGCGTTGTACCTTTGGGGAAGCGATTCAAGCGCCTCCAGAACGGAAGGATTTAATGCGGGTTCGCCTATTCTAGCAAACTGAATCTTGAATTTCTTCACATCTACGACGGAGCTGTATCTTTTGCTTATCATGTAGTCTATTTGATCCAATATCTCTTCAGCTGTGAGGTTTCTCCTGTAGGACCCACCCGCATCGCAGAAAGCACACTGAACAGGGCATCCATCCATGGTTGATACTATCAGAACCCACTTTTCCTCTCTGGGAATCGGCGGTTGAAGCGACTCTACAAACTCTACCCATGAACCTTTAGAGGTTTCTCCGATGTAGACGATTGCCAATTCTTCCTTCCCGAAACTCTGAATCATCTTCAAGACTCATCACCTCTGAGAAGCTATTCTCATGGCAGTTCTAATTCCATCGCCAACGGCGATTGAGGCCTGCCTGTAGATTTCACCCCTCGCATCGCCAATTATCTCACATCTGTCAGAATCAATTGTGGGAAGTGAGGCCTCCCTGCCTATACAGATAAGCAGAGCCTCTGCTGTATACGCGGCCAGCGAAGTGATAATCTTCAAAGCGGCTCCCGATTCAACGCGTTGTATCGGTTCTGCCTGGTGCAGTTCTACCCCGGATTTCTCTGCCGACAGTCTCAACGCCTCTATTGCTCTCGCCTCAGCGCTTCTG
This region of Mesotoga infera genomic DNA includes:
- a CDS encoding radical SAM protein, with the translated sequence MKMIQSFGKEELAIVYIGETSKGSWVEFVESLQPPIPREEKWVLIVSTMDGCPVQCAFCDAGGSYRRNLTAEEILDQIDYMISKRYSSVVDVKKFKIQFARIGEPALNPSVLEALESLPQRYNALGLLPSISTIGPAGSNTFFEKLYAVKERLYRGRFQLQFSIHSTDKAQRDSLIPVKKWSLEQIADYGSVFCGPDDRKITLNFALSTESIVDHNVISEIFDPEKFLVKVTPVNPTYRSHEKEMKSAVEDNGTLTVHSSLVEGLREMGFDVIVSVGEPEENKIGSNCGLFVRRHLQGSKRNPEIYSSVESDPNPQQS